One Punica granatum isolate Tunisia-2019 chromosome 3, ASM765513v2, whole genome shotgun sequence genomic window carries:
- the LOC116200497 gene encoding F-box/kelch-repeat protein At1g80440-like, whose product MELILGLPHDIASECLIRYPYQQFALAASVCKGWKIEIESPEYLDGAPLSHLFLTFPNGLPLDFELTAVGSELVVLDVIRGREIPLWAGGIFKSAMAYDVKTDKWIRMSDVVKGRKNFEGAFESGRFHVIGGCNAPFEDEEDNLESEEIFNPVACCWNLVQENGLVLARTLQQIV is encoded by the exons ATGGAGTTGATTCTAGGACTGCCTCATGATATAGCCAGTGAATGCTTGATCCGCTATCCTTATCAGCAGTTCGCTCTCGCTGCTTCAGTTTGCAAGGGATGGAAGATCGAGATAGAGTCGCCTGAATATCTG GACGGGGCTCCACTCTCCCACCTATTCCTGACTTTCCCAAATGGGCTGCCGTTAGATTTCGAATTGACTGCTGTTGGATCGGAGCTTGTAGTCTTGG ATGTTATACGTGGCCGGGAGATTCCCCTGTGGGCCGGGGGCATCTTCAAGTCTGCCATGGCTTATGATGTAAAGACTGATAAGTGGATTAGGATGTCTGACGTGGTGAAGGGACGCAAAAATTTTGAGGGAGCCTTTGAATCAGGCAGATTCCATGTCATTGGAGGGTGCAATGCCCCTTTTGAAGACGAAGAGGACAATCTCGAGAGCGAGGAGATATTCAATCCTGTTGCATGCTGTTGGAACCTCGTTCAAGAGAATGGTTTAGTATTGGCCCGGACACTGCAACAAATTGTGTAG
- the LOC116198690 gene encoding putative glycine-rich cell wall structural protein 1: MGGKGSGGGKGGEAGGKGGGGGGGGGSSKGGGGGGGGSGKGDPGMMVAPGSGGAAHISRDAFESNPQAYISGLHESEKGRAAK, from the coding sequence ATGGGTGGTAAGGGCAGCGGCGGAGGTAAGGGTGGAGAAGCTGGTGGGAAAGGAGGCGGAGGCGGTGGCGGTGGTGGGTCCTCAAAGggtggcggaggtggtggtggcggCAGCGGCAAGGGAGATCCTGGAATGATGGTAGCCCCTGGGAGCGGCGGGGCCGCTCACATTTCACGGGATGCTTTTGAGAGCAACCCACAAGCATATATTTCAGGCCTTCATGAGAGCGAGAAGGGAAGGGCAGCTAAATAA